A region of Desulfolithobacter dissulfuricans DNA encodes the following proteins:
- a CDS encoding PEP-CTERM sorting domain-containing protein, whose amino-acid sequence MKNHIMFIFLGAALLYTSTAAAVSITYEEGTIWYIDSVVCAGTYGDDMEGMEVSVTFSDGTMETAVWQSLGSGSGGAFGNNWSLQVENGSTYPNSSHFSPWAFESDTAITSLTLDAGSGDFVFDGTRTYASNPILYPSTPNSGSGWPFEFADLLSESLFDSSTLATYSNAVALVGTAPVDDLYRTLTIEPNLSSWTGPMSFTFSADTDTVNPAPVPEPASMILMGTGLAGLTALRRRSKKKTGRKTELLDI is encoded by the coding sequence GTGAAAAATCATATCATGTTCATATTTCTTGGTGCTGCGCTGCTCTATACATCAACGGCTGCTGCGGTTTCCATCACCTATGAGGAGGGAACCATCTGGTACATAGATAGTGTCGTCTGTGCAGGTACATACGGTGATGACATGGAAGGAATGGAGGTCAGCGTCACCTTCAGTGATGGCACGATGGAAACCGCAGTGTGGCAAAGTCTTGGTTCCGGTTCAGGCGGGGCCTTTGGGAACAACTGGAGCCTGCAAGTGGAAAACGGATCCACTTATCCGAATTCGTCCCATTTTTCTCCGTGGGCTTTTGAGAGTGACACGGCTATTACCAGCCTGACGCTGGATGCCGGCAGCGGCGACTTTGTCTTTGATGGCACCAGAACCTATGCTTCAAATCCGATACTCTATCCCAGCACTCCCAACTCAGGAAGTGGCTGGCCCTTCGAGTTTGCCGATCTTCTTTCTGAATCTCTTTTTGATTCCAGCACACTTGCCACGTATTCCAACGCAGTGGCGCTTGTCGGGACAGCTCCCGTGGATGACCTCTACCGTACCCTTACCATCGAGCCCAATCTTTCAAGCTGGACAGGACCCATGTCCTTCACGTTCTCGGCCGATACAGATACCGTCAATCCCGCTCCAGTTCCGGAACCAGCTTCGATGATACTCATGGGGACAGGCCTGGCTGGCCTGACAGCCCTGAGACGGAGAAGCAAGAAAAAAACGGGCCGGAAAACAGAACTCCTAGACATATAG
- a CDS encoding glycosyltransferase family 2 protein has product MLLDSLGEFVADLTLMKMLAYFWPFFLVDMTRYLFLDFVVLLVYIPKRRLRKIRYKLARRKLYRERPLVSVIVPGKNEGKHIPALAESLANQTYKNIETVIVDDGSDDNTPVICRKLEREGKIDLFLRNEIRGGKASAANTALRYARGKYIIHLDADSHLKHNAIETILLPFYMDTHVGAVGGDVRVANTDVSFATRLQAIEYLKSITTGRTVSSELGILRIIAGAHGAFRRDILQRIYGWDVGPGLDGDITLKIRKLGYKVVHEPYAICYTNCPDTFTKLARQRFRWDRSLIRFRVRRHRDILLPSKSFNIKNFLASADNIVFNLLLDIKWWIYIAQVFIIGRSQVEIFFIINMFLYSLANFLEFFVAVALLGKTIRRREKRLIAFIPLMPLYTGLFLRTVRTYAYIMELFHRVSYMDKWNPWKVSKIVKNEPLNR; this is encoded by the coding sequence ATGCTGCTTGACTCCCTTGGCGAGTTTGTCGCTGATTTGACCCTCATGAAAATGCTGGCCTATTTCTGGCCTTTCTTTTTAGTCGACATGACAAGATACCTGTTTCTGGATTTTGTCGTCCTGCTCGTCTACATCCCCAAACGGCGACTCAGAAAAATCAGATATAAATTAGCCCGCAGGAAGTTGTATCGCGAACGCCCGCTAGTCTCTGTGATCGTTCCCGGTAAAAACGAGGGTAAGCATATTCCGGCACTGGCCGAATCTCTTGCCAATCAGACTTACAAAAACATAGAAACAGTCATTGTCGACGACGGCTCTGATGACAACACTCCCGTCATATGTCGCAAGCTGGAGCGAGAAGGCAAAATAGATCTTTTTCTCCGCAATGAAATCCGTGGAGGCAAGGCCTCGGCGGCCAACACGGCCCTGAGGTATGCCAGGGGAAAATATATTATACATCTGGATGCCGACTCCCACCTGAAACATAATGCCATAGAAACCATTCTGCTGCCCTTTTACATGGACACACATGTCGGTGCTGTAGGCGGAGATGTCCGGGTCGCAAACACGGATGTCAGCTTTGCGACCCGCTTGCAGGCTATAGAGTACTTAAAGTCAATTACCACGGGGCGCACCGTCTCCTCGGAACTTGGCATCCTGCGAATCATCGCCGGAGCCCATGGCGCCTTTCGCCGCGATATTCTACAACGGATTTACGGCTGGGATGTCGGCCCCGGTCTGGACGGAGACATCACACTCAAGATACGTAAACTCGGATACAAGGTTGTACATGAACCTTATGCAATCTGTTATACCAATTGTCCGGATACTTTTACCAAACTCGCCAGGCAACGTTTCCGTTGGGACCGTTCTCTCATCCGTTTTCGAGTGAGAAGGCACAGGGATATTCTGCTGCCATCCAAGAGTTTCAACATAAAAAATTTCCTGGCTTCGGCAGACAACATCGTTTTCAATCTTCTTCTTGACATCAAGTGGTGGATATATATTGCCCAGGTATTCATAATCGGCCGGAGCCAGGTTGAAATTTTTTTTATCATTAATATGTTTCTTTACAGCCTGGCAAATTTTCTGGAATTTTTTGTCGCGGTTGCCTTGCTTGGAAAAACAATACGCAGACGAGAAAAACGGCTCATCGCCTTTATTCCACTTATGCCGCTGTACACCGGTCTCTTCCTGAGAACAGTCAGAACTTATGCCTACATCATGGAACTCTTCCACCGAGTGTCCTATATGGATAAATGGAACCCTTGGAAGGTTTCCAAAATTGTCAAGAACGAACCGTTGAATCGATAA
- a CDS encoding HlyD family secretion protein — MKLRTRKSYFNNLPEGKPPTRILPRITQFIYFLALFSIVAGVLYLMAMRIVFFTGRGQVEHQKTVLSSVKGGEIVQLAKTEGDLVVQGEVLAQIARPGKCEDSPDLRIEKLIYDIKRMRAKLAILQEQLKSTGQRADTEILYRALEIGSASSRRKMEKQTAKEEKLREKVQLLKAEITVRQEELVTLQQLLSKPPDPSCRYETIIAPFDGMVYLVKAKEHEYIRSGMPLFVLIADKAPVYIDAYTKEKYLQYITPGSQMTIIFPDRYQSIGRVDEISSSAQAVAKRQRKDYIPISTMIRIKLVPLDPEEEKIWQKYDRIVLKVRGRKL, encoded by the coding sequence ATGAAACTCCGCACCCGGAAAAGCTATTTCAATAATCTTCCGGAAGGAAAACCTCCGACCCGCATACTGCCACGAATTACCCAGTTCATATATTTCCTGGCACTTTTTTCCATTGTCGCTGGCGTGTTATACCTGATGGCCATGCGAATAGTGTTTTTTACAGGCCGGGGACAGGTTGAACACCAGAAAACCGTACTGAGCAGTGTCAAGGGAGGAGAAATTGTTCAACTTGCGAAAACCGAAGGTGACCTTGTTGTTCAAGGAGAAGTACTGGCGCAAATAGCCCGGCCAGGTAAATGCGAAGACAGCCCTGACCTGAGAATAGAAAAATTAATCTATGACATCAAAAGGATGCGGGCAAAACTGGCCATTCTTCAAGAGCAGCTGAAATCAACAGGCCAGAGAGCGGATACCGAAATCCTGTACCGTGCCCTGGAGATTGGCTCCGCCTCATCCCGTCGCAAAATGGAAAAGCAGACTGCCAAGGAGGAAAAACTTCGGGAGAAGGTACAACTTCTTAAAGCGGAAATCACCGTCCGCCAGGAAGAACTTGTCACCTTACAGCAACTGCTATCCAAGCCTCCAGACCCTTCCTGCCGCTATGAAACGATTATCGCACCATTTGACGGCATGGTCTATCTGGTCAAGGCAAAGGAACATGAATATATACGCAGCGGAATGCCACTTTTTGTCCTTATTGCAGACAAGGCTCCTGTATATATTGATGCATACACAAAAGAAAAATATCTGCAATACATTACTCCCGGCAGCCAGATGACCATTATTTTTCCTGACCGTTATCAGAGTATCGGTCGGGTGGACGAGATTAGCTCATCGGCACAGGCCGTAGCAAAGCGGCAACGCAAGGACTACATTCCCATATCAACCATGATCCGGATCAAACTCGTACCTCTTGATCCGGAAGAAGAGAAAATCTGGCAGAAATACGATCGGATTGTTCTCAAGGTCAGAGGGAGAAAGCTATGA